From the genome of Geoglobus ahangari, one region includes:
- the flaJ gene encoding archaellar assembly protein FlaJ gives MNVRHLGINVERYLKFILLPSLLGALVLFFLIYFVLYSSLEFLGMFRLLVLFVPLFLLLPALLYIKMVEVRMKNEIDSNIHFYITHMGALSTSEIDRKELMKILSERKEYKALAEETRKIFLLMDKWRRNLAQACRFIAKRTPSKIFSDFLDRMAHELDSGEDFKEFIKREQKVVMEDFVTLYNGKMYSIDIFKEIYVSIILSLSFFAAFAIIMPFLTGISIKFTLYLIMIFFFIAEIGVMIYLKAVVPEDPLWQTSGEYTIVDRRLYRLFAVSMVLFLIVFTALLFANYVYGLINLPFMFIVAISILPLLIPGYAAKKEEKLIMEKDRNAPSFIMSLGASASARGGNILESLKYLTTHDFGALTEDIRALYRRLNSRINKRRAWEKFAISTNSNLIYRFTDMFVEAISLGAEPIDVAEIVAENFITINNLRKRRAQTTGSFIGIAYGVIIGISFALYISFGVVQSMNSLYSSLDIPTEMIGNILHIVPQEDLHFVSNLITLLMLLHAILSTFAIKIMDGGRFMAGLVHTVGMMWVAAISGYISQLAITSLLNIGGI, from the coding sequence ATGAACGTCAGACACCTTGGCATAAACGTGGAGAGGTACCTGAAGTTCATTCTGCTTCCATCCCTACTCGGTGCTCTCGTCCTGTTCTTCCTCATCTACTTCGTCCTCTACTCATCCCTCGAGTTTCTTGGAATGTTCAGGCTTCTCGTGCTGTTCGTTCCGCTCTTCCTCCTGCTCCCAGCCCTGCTCTACATCAAGATGGTCGAGGTGAGGATGAAGAACGAGATCGACAGCAACATACACTTCTACATAACCCACATGGGCGCCCTCTCCACTTCAGAAATCGACAGGAAGGAGCTCATGAAGATTCTCTCTGAGAGGAAGGAGTACAAGGCTCTGGCCGAGGAAACGAGAAAAATATTCCTGCTGATGGATAAGTGGAGGAGAAATCTCGCTCAGGCGTGTAGGTTCATAGCCAAGAGAACCCCGAGCAAGATATTCTCGGACTTCCTCGACAGGATGGCTCACGAGCTTGACAGCGGTGAGGACTTCAAGGAGTTCATCAAGAGGGAGCAGAAGGTTGTCATGGAGGATTTCGTAACCCTCTACAACGGCAAGATGTACAGCATAGACATCTTCAAGGAGATATACGTCTCGATAATTCTCTCTCTGAGCTTCTTTGCGGCATTTGCGATAATAATGCCTTTCCTCACGGGGATAAGCATAAAGTTCACCCTATACCTCATCATGATATTCTTCTTCATCGCCGAGATAGGAGTCATGATCTATCTGAAAGCGGTGGTGCCCGAAGACCCGCTCTGGCAGACCTCTGGAGAGTACACGATCGTCGACAGGAGGCTTTACAGACTGTTTGCCGTATCCATGGTTCTGTTCCTGATTGTCTTCACCGCCCTGCTCTTCGCCAACTACGTTTACGGCCTGATAAACCTGCCATTCATGTTCATAGTCGCCATCTCCATACTTCCGCTGCTCATTCCCGGATACGCGGCCAAGAAGGAGGAGAAGCTGATAATGGAGAAGGACAGAAACGCGCCGTCCTTCATAATGAGCCTCGGCGCGTCAGCATCTGCGAGAGGTGGCAACATACTCGAGAGCCTGAAGTACCTCACTACTCACGACTTCGGGGCGCTTACCGAGGACATCAGGGCACTCTACAGGAGACTGAACTCGAGGATAAACAAGCGGAGGGCATGGGAGAAGTTTGCGATCTCAACCAACAGCAACCTGATATACCGCTTCACTGACATGTTCGTCGAGGCGATCTCCCTCGGTGCGGAGCCAATAGATGTGGCTGAGATAGTCGCCGAGAATTTCATAACGATCAACAACCTGAGGAAGAGGAGGGCCCAGACGACCGGCTCATTCATCGGAATTGCCTACGGAGTCATAATCGGGATATCCTTTGCCCTCTACATATCATTCGGTGTTGTACAGTCCATGAACTCTCTGTACTCCTCTCTTGACATCCCGACCGAGATGATAGGCAACATCCTTCACATAGTTCCTCAGGAGGATCTCCACTTCGTCTCCAACCTTATCACACTTCTGATGCTCCTCCACGCGATCCTCTCAACCTTTGCGATCAAGATAATGGATGGCGGCAGGTTCATGGCCGGTCTCGTCCACACGGTCGGAATGATGTGGGTTGCGGCAATAAGCGGGTACATCAGCCAGCTTGCCATCACGTCGCTGCTGAACATCGGCGGAATTTGA
- a CDS encoding type II/IV secretion system ATPase subunit, giving the protein MKAIVSDRLDVALKRNPHLKRYLDSFRKREGTIPNFVVQLSREMKSLPRPNIIYPVGDPVFIHIYTDREGKKHYIAIEPRLRREEEDKFNAVLDAMLELAPYEPPPESDEEMERLIDKLFDQVVEVTSVRKDYKKRSRFSLSFSKIPLTREEAYNFRYLIKREVVGTGPLEPLIRDPYIEDIHVIGPKNTHIVHKIFDMMPTNIDFGDDLKMAEFLKNLGERMGRPVSEKEPIVDGSLPDGSRINIIYSTDVSLKGPSFTIRKFTAVPISITQLINWGTLSAEVAAYLWLCLEYGMSIWVSGETASGKTTTLNAMIPFIKPDSKIYTAEDTPEVQVPHAVWQQLNTRERGEAGKVDLFDLLRAALRSRPNYIIVGEIRGKEGSIAFQAMQTGHPVLATFHAGSVKKLIQRLTGDPINVPITFIDNLNVALIQQAVYRKGQFLRRCLVVEEIEGYYEEIGGVVTRSVFEWDSVNDEHIFRGLYNSYILENKIAQTAGYEDPREIYNELELRARILSRMVEEKIFDYYEVVRIIWNFYKKGIEGLPFRL; this is encoded by the coding sequence ATGAAGGCAATAGTCAGCGACAGGCTGGACGTTGCCCTGAAGAGGAACCCTCACCTGAAGAGGTATCTGGACAGTTTCAGAAAGAGGGAGGGCACGATTCCCAACTTCGTCGTCCAGCTCTCGAGGGAGATGAAGTCCCTCCCGAGGCCGAACATAATCTACCCTGTAGGCGATCCCGTTTTCATTCACATCTACACCGACAGAGAGGGGAAGAAGCACTACATAGCAATAGAGCCGAGGCTGAGGAGGGAAGAGGAAGACAAGTTCAATGCGGTTCTCGACGCGATGCTCGAGCTCGCGCCATATGAGCCACCACCTGAGAGCGACGAGGAGATGGAGAGGCTGATAGACAAGCTCTTCGATCAGGTGGTGGAGGTTACCAGCGTGCGGAAGGACTACAAGAAGAGGAGCCGCTTCTCGCTGTCTTTCTCAAAAATCCCTCTCACGAGGGAGGAGGCCTACAACTTTCGCTACCTGATAAAGAGGGAGGTCGTTGGAACCGGGCCTTTGGAGCCACTAATCAGGGATCCGTACATCGAGGACATTCACGTAATTGGCCCGAAAAACACCCACATCGTCCACAAGATCTTCGACATGATGCCAACGAACATAGACTTCGGCGACGATCTGAAGATGGCGGAGTTCCTGAAGAACCTCGGAGAGAGGATGGGCAGGCCGGTCAGCGAGAAGGAGCCGATTGTCGATGGCTCCCTGCCAGACGGGAGCAGAATCAACATAATCTACTCCACAGACGTCAGCCTCAAGGGTCCGTCATTCACAATCAGGAAGTTCACAGCAGTGCCGATAAGCATCACCCAGCTCATCAACTGGGGAACCCTGAGCGCCGAGGTTGCAGCCTACCTCTGGCTCTGCCTGGAGTACGGGATGAGCATATGGGTCAGCGGTGAGACTGCGAGCGGAAAAACAACCACACTCAACGCCATGATCCCCTTCATCAAGCCCGACTCGAAGATTTACACTGCCGAGGACACTCCGGAGGTTCAGGTACCCCACGCGGTCTGGCAGCAGCTCAACACGAGGGAGAGGGGCGAGGCAGGAAAGGTGGATCTGTTCGACCTGCTGAGGGCTGCGCTGAGAAGCAGGCCCAACTACATCATAGTCGGAGAGATCAGAGGAAAGGAGGGTTCCATCGCGTTTCAGGCCATGCAGACCGGTCACCCTGTCCTCGCAACATTCCACGCTGGGAGTGTCAAGAAGCTCATACAGAGGCTGACGGGAGACCCGATCAACGTGCCGATAACCTTCATCGACAACCTCAACGTCGCACTCATCCAGCAGGCAGTGTACAGGAAGGGGCAGTTCCTGAGAAGGTGCCTCGTCGTTGAGGAGATTGAGGGGTACTATGAGGAGATCGGAGGGGTTGTGACGAGGTCGGTCTTTGAATGGGACAGCGTGAATGACGAGCATATCTTCAGGGGGCTTTACAACAGCTACATTCTGGAGAACAAGATCGCCCAGACTGCCGGCTATGAGGATCCAAGGGAGATCTACAACGAGCTCGAGCTGAGGGCGAGGATACTGAGCAGGATGGTTGAGGAGAAGATATTCGATTACTACGAGGTTGTTAGGATAATCTGGAACTTCTACAAGAAGGGAATAGAGGGGTTGCCTTTCAGGCTGTGA
- a CDS encoding ATPase domain-containing protein, translating into MVSFYSVQIQNDEFHKKIGGGIPKGTLGVIIGESGSGKSIVCQRMVYGLLKNDVTVTYLSTQFTTVDFVKQMSSVGYSVEKEIIAGKLKFFPVYPLISLPRKRQDYVNRLISAKHVFDAEVIIIDSLSSLVKFDINPESAIDLVAFLKRISATGRSVIATAVPGEIDESAMLELETASTFLAECSLKKFGSDVKNMMTIKKYNLAPGQYQKQIAFRVEPKIGLVVEIAAVA; encoded by the coding sequence GTGGTATCCTTCTACTCAGTCCAGATCCAGAACGATGAGTTCCACAAGAAAATCGGAGGGGGGATCCCGAAGGGAACCCTTGGAGTCATAATCGGAGAGAGCGGGAGCGGAAAGAGCATAGTGTGTCAGAGGATGGTCTACGGCCTGCTCAAGAACGATGTTACCGTAACGTACCTCTCCACCCAGTTCACGACCGTCGATTTTGTGAAGCAGATGTCCAGTGTTGGTTATTCTGTGGAGAAGGAAATTATAGCTGGAAAGCTGAAGTTTTTTCCCGTTTATCCGCTGATAAGCCTGCCCAGAAAGAGGCAGGATTACGTTAACAGGCTGATCTCCGCAAAACACGTTTTTGATGCGGAGGTAATAATCATCGATTCACTCTCATCCCTTGTAAAATTCGACATCAACCCCGAATCGGCCATAGATCTTGTCGCATTTCTCAAGAGGATTTCCGCCACCGGAAGGTCGGTTATAGCCACCGCAGTTCCTGGGGAGATCGACGAAAGCGCCATGTTGGAGCTCGAAACCGCTTCAACATTCCTTGCCGAGTGCTCCCTGAAGAAGTTTGGCTCGGACGTGAAGAACATGATGACCATCAAGAAGTACAACCTCGCTCCGGGGCAGTACCAGAAGCAGATAGCCTTCAGGGTGGAGCCGAAGATAGGGCTTGTGGTCGAGATAGCAGCGGTGGCGTGA
- a CDS encoding FlaD/FlaE family flagellar protein codes for MSDDIRKVIYLDEIQGGGGGEEESDQQEQRKEEKSKYLSESELKNKLESYKGRIPAVVIRDLYELLKGRRVTEEQVEKIVQNVEKKLRDRIDIDVADLYSKIDRLEKLLEKLSKSGPVPSHQEAQVPDVSPAPEVEEVGGEVQSADVAKVEAEERGFEDLVRSGGGESVEQEERGRGFGFGVPDIRPPAQALSLSRERAQADQVYLDRIPSNTRSMMFLLKWIEYMIERVGYSGLEDVLDYYVDIGWISESMMFDILRYAKGIRLYHESSDWRPVGYMNVQDHIMSLLFIEALKTGRMNKEILHEVERQIYRIKKGVSEINGL; via the coding sequence TTGAGTGATGACATCAGGAAGGTCATCTATCTTGACGAGATCCAGGGTGGAGGTGGAGGCGAAGAGGAGAGCGACCAGCAGGAGCAGAGGAAGGAGGAAAAGAGCAAGTACCTCAGCGAGTCAGAGCTCAAGAACAAGCTCGAAAGCTACAAGGGGAGGATACCCGCAGTCGTTATCAGGGATCTCTACGAGCTTCTGAAGGGCAGGAGGGTCACGGAGGAGCAGGTCGAGAAGATCGTGCAGAACGTCGAAAAGAAGCTACGCGACAGGATCGACATTGATGTGGCAGACCTGTACAGCAAGATAGACCGGCTGGAGAAGCTTCTGGAAAAGTTGTCCAAATCTGGGCCTGTGCCGTCACACCAGGAAGCTCAGGTTCCGGACGTGTCACCAGCGCCTGAGGTCGAGGAGGTTGGCGGAGAGGTTCAGAGCGCTGATGTTGCCAAGGTTGAGGCTGAGGAGAGGGGGTTTGAAGACCTTGTAAGATCTGGTGGAGGCGAAAGTGTGGAGCAGGAAGAGAGAGGTAGGGGTTTCGGGTTTGGAGTGCCTGACATAAGACCACCGGCTCAGGCTCTCTCGCTGTCGAGGGAGCGGGCTCAGGCAGATCAGGTTTATCTCGACAGAATTCCGTCCAACACGAGGTCGATGATGTTTCTGCTGAAGTGGATCGAGTACATGATTGAGAGGGTCGGCTACAGCGGGCTTGAGGATGTGCTGGACTACTACGTGGACATAGGGTGGATTTCCGAGAGCATGATGTTCGACATTCTGAGGTATGCGAAGGGCATAAGGCTCTACCACGAGAGTTCGGACTGGAGGCCTGTGGGGTACATGAACGTTCAGGATCACATAATGTCCCTGCTCTTCATAGAGGCGCTGAAGACGGGCAGGATGAACAAGGAGATACTGCACGAGGTCGAGAGGCAGATATACAGGATAAAGAAGGGGGTAAGTGAGATAAATGGGCTTTAG
- a CDS encoding flagella accessory protein C has protein sequence MVEEQVEEEEVVEEEVSEPQAQESQDDDMIMKINERLSDIENRLPRMDISMSNLKKEIDGLRDEMKKIEESMKDMMALYEVVSAQINPFVGSSKATKLSFERIDELEKKIEEFEELILDLQMDIRMIYRSAVNLKEVVNEVLYEGVISFE, from the coding sequence GTGGTCGAAGAGCAGGTGGAAGAGGAAGAGGTTGTTGAAGAAGAGGTTAGCGAACCTCAGGCTCAGGAATCGCAGGACGACGACATGATAATGAAGATCAACGAGAGGCTGAGCGACATCGAGAACAGACTGCCGAGAATGGACATCTCGATGAGCAACCTGAAGAAGGAGATAGATGGGCTGAGAGATGAGATGAAGAAGATCGAGGAGTCAATGAAGGATATGATGGCTCTGTACGAGGTCGTCTCAGCCCAGATCAATCCGTTCGTTGGAAGCTCAAAAGCGACAAAGCTCAGCTTTGAGAGGATAGATGAGCTCGAGAAAAAGATCGAGGAGTTCGAGGAGCTGATCCTCGACCTCCAGATGGACATCAGGATGATCTACAGGAGCGCTGTGAACCTGAAGGAGGTTGTGAATGAGGTCCTGTATGAGGGGGTGATCAGCTTTGAGTGA
- a CDS encoding flagellin, whose translation MVRKKGFKKDEKGAIGIEILIVFIAIVLVAAVSAAVLIQTVGFLQQKAMATGRQTTQEVASGIKVVKVLGHVDSPRSASGTVDLLAIYVEVNTGGQEIDLNATKITLYDGSKTVTFKQNTAAFTDGTSGISDTFDTTQAAWANLSASTDFGIIVLQDEDGSITSGSYPVINAGDKVILTINVSSAFGGWAPRTSVSGEVRPEFGAPGIIEFTTPAAYTESVVELQ comes from the coding sequence GTGGTACGGAAGAAGGGGTTTAAAAAGGACGAGAAGGGTGCGATAGGAATTGAAATACTGATAGTCTTCATCGCCATCGTGCTGGTGGCGGCAGTGAGCGCTGCAGTGCTGATACAGACAGTCGGCTTCCTGCAGCAGAAGGCCATGGCCACCGGAAGGCAGACGACCCAAGAGGTTGCGAGCGGTATTAAGGTTGTGAAGGTGCTCGGACATGTGGACAGTCCGAGAAGCGCTAGCGGTACTGTCGACCTTCTCGCGATATATGTGGAGGTCAACACTGGTGGGCAGGAGATAGACCTCAACGCCACCAAGATTACACTCTACGACGGTAGCAAGACCGTTACGTTCAAGCAGAACACCGCGGCGTTCACAGATGGAACCTCTGGAATCTCAGACACGTTTGACACGACTCAGGCTGCATGGGCCAACCTTTCCGCATCCACAGACTTCGGTATAATCGTGCTGCAGGACGAGGACGGCTCGATCACCTCTGGTAGCTACCCGGTGATCAACGCGGGAGACAAGGTGATACTCACGATCAACGTCAGCTCTGCCTTCGGTGGATGGGCTCCGAGAACCTCCGTCTCTGGAGAGGTCAGGCCTGAGTTCGGTGCTCCGGGTATAATCGAGTTCACCACACCTGCAGCATACACTGAGTCGGTCGTTGAGCTCCAGTAA
- a CDS encoding menaquinone biosynthesis family protein, whose product MKLRVAHTPDADDAFMFYAMVEGKIKLGFEVEHIIEDIENLNRRAFQGDLEVTALSVHAYAYLSDRYRILSAGASVGDGYGPIVVAREEIDLEGKRIAIPGRYTSAALYLKLALDSFELVEMRFDRIMQAVKDGDVDAGLLIHEGQLTYREHGLEKVLDLWEWWHERTGLPMPLGVNVISRSVPEDVQVEFLRAMRESIDYAIRNPDEATRYAMRYARGMDFETTKRFAMMYVNEYTYRMPESVVEAMNRLFEMAEERGILKKPPLDILF is encoded by the coding sequence ATGAAGCTCAGGGTGGCTCACACACCGGATGCAGACGATGCCTTCATGTTCTACGCGATGGTGGAGGGTAAAATCAAGTTGGGCTTTGAGGTTGAGCACATAATTGAGGACATAGAGAACCTGAACAGGCGCGCTTTTCAGGGCGATCTCGAGGTCACCGCTCTCTCCGTTCACGCTTACGCCTACCTCAGCGACAGGTACAGAATTCTGTCCGCAGGGGCGAGCGTTGGGGATGGATACGGGCCGATAGTCGTTGCGAGGGAAGAGATCGATCTTGAGGGAAAGAGGATCGCGATACCGGGAAGGTACACTTCTGCTGCGCTCTACCTGAAGCTCGCCCTCGACAGTTTTGAGCTCGTTGAGATGAGGTTCGACAGGATAATGCAGGCGGTTAAGGACGGAGATGTGGACGCGGGTCTGCTGATACACGAGGGGCAGCTCACATACAGGGAGCACGGGCTTGAGAAGGTTCTCGACCTCTGGGAGTGGTGGCACGAGAGAACTGGCCTTCCAATGCCTCTCGGCGTGAACGTGATCTCGAGGAGCGTGCCGGAGGACGTGCAGGTTGAGTTTCTGAGGGCCATGAGGGAGAGCATAGATTACGCCATCAGAAACCCAGATGAGGCAACGAGGTATGCGATGAGGTATGCGAGGGGCATGGACTTCGAAACCACCAAGAGGTTTGCGATGATGTACGTGAACGAGTACACATACAGGATGCCGGAGAGTGTTGTGGAGGCCATGAACAGGCTCTTCGAGATGGCAGAGGAGAGAGGGATCCTGAAAAAGCCACCCCTCGACATCCTCTTCTGA
- a CDS encoding dihydroorotate dehydrogenase electron transfer subunit, whose protein sequence is MFTLRVERVVRHSERISTLYFSKPILAYPGQFIMLNVFGYEEIPLSLSSPRSVTVKAVGETTEKIVSFEGGEVVGVRGPFGNPFSPTSGRALIIAGGIGVAPLAFLHDFLKRCGAEIRVVYGVKNSDELALVERFDNVQIATEDGSAGVRGTVLDLLEDMELNEYDKIYACGPEGMVRALLGFLKERGAVERAELSLERYMRCGIGVCGSCVIENGLRVCADGPVFSGKQLV, encoded by the coding sequence ATGTTCACACTCAGGGTTGAGAGAGTCGTCCGCCACAGCGAGAGAATCTCGACCTTGTACTTCTCAAAGCCGATCCTCGCATACCCCGGTCAGTTCATCATGCTGAACGTGTTCGGCTACGAGGAGATTCCGCTGAGCCTCTCCTCTCCGAGGTCCGTGACTGTAAAGGCAGTTGGAGAGACCACCGAAAAGATCGTCAGCTTCGAGGGTGGAGAGGTCGTTGGTGTCAGGGGGCCGTTCGGCAACCCGTTCTCCCCAACTTCTGGAAGGGCGCTCATAATTGCGGGTGGAATTGGCGTAGCCCCGCTTGCCTTTCTGCACGACTTTCTTAAGAGGTGCGGTGCAGAGATCAGGGTGGTTTACGGGGTGAAAAACTCGGACGAGCTCGCTCTCGTTGAGAGGTTCGATAACGTGCAGATCGCAACCGAAGATGGGAGCGCCGGTGTCAGGGGCACGGTCTTGGATCTGCTGGAGGACATGGAATTAAACGAATACGACAAAATTTACGCCTGCGGACCTGAAGGGATGGTCAGAGCCCTTCTCGGATTTTTGAAAGAGAGAGGTGCGGTTGAAAGGGCAGAGCTCTCTCTCGAGCGGTACATGAGGTGCGGGATTGGTGTTTGCGGGTCATGCGTGATCGAGAACGGGCTGAGAGTGTGTGCTGACGGGCCAGTGTTTTCTGGAAAACAGCTCGTGTAA
- a CDS encoding DUF2240 family protein, with product MLKETIASAFRAKGKKTMDRKEITYTLSFDLKYFSHETSKKVVELAEKRGLLRERNGELEPAFDIGEVTIPPDFKPDVNRIFHDETIFDRIVDEISETTGKEKAEIIREVNRKQMELGNVLDVEVVALLYGLEMGVDLKEYIPEVEREILGR from the coding sequence ATGCTGAAGGAAACCATAGCGTCTGCGTTCAGGGCGAAGGGCAAGAAGACGATGGACAGGAAGGAGATAACCTACACCCTATCCTTCGACCTGAAGTACTTCTCCCACGAGACCAGCAAGAAGGTGGTCGAGCTCGCGGAGAAGAGGGGTCTGCTCAGGGAGAGGAACGGGGAGCTAGAGCCGGCATTCGACATTGGTGAGGTCACGATCCCACCAGACTTCAAGCCCGACGTTAACAGAATCTTTCATGACGAGACGATTTTCGACAGGATCGTTGACGAGATTTCCGAGACCACGGGGAAGGAGAAGGCCGAGATCATAAGAGAGGTGAACCGAAAGCAGATGGAGCTCGGAAACGTGCTGGATGTGGAGGTTGTGGCTCTTCTGTACGGCCTCGAGATGGGTGTGGACCTGAAGGAGTACATTCCAGAGGTCGAGAGGGAAATTCTGGGAAGATGA
- a CDS encoding metallophosphoesterase produces MRFSETGALKIGRTLIISDIHLGILGFPDFSLLDRILDAYFKSGAERLVINGDLKHRLGRSELKSVERFIEEIEDQVSELVLVRGNHDGLLDEVHEVMDCFSEGKVTILHGHREYCDVWGSKVLVVAHAHPAVLIPDVVGGIKERAWMVHEGEGFRCIVMPAFNEMCSSTAVNLEKPPGFVFDRLWEFEVFTVTGYYYGRVRF; encoded by the coding sequence ATGAGGTTCTCCGAGACTGGGGCTCTAAAAATTGGCAGGACGCTCATAATCTCGGACATCCACCTCGGAATACTGGGATTCCCGGACTTCTCGCTGCTCGACAGGATACTCGACGCGTACTTCAAAAGCGGTGCGGAGAGGCTTGTTATAAACGGAGACCTGAAGCACAGGCTCGGGAGGAGCGAGCTGAAGTCTGTCGAGAGGTTTATTGAGGAGATCGAGGATCAGGTTTCCGAGCTTGTGCTTGTGAGGGGGAATCACGATGGTCTTCTGGATGAGGTTCACGAGGTCATGGACTGCTTTTCTGAGGGGAAGGTTACAATTCTCCACGGCCACAGGGAGTACTGCGACGTGTGGGGTAGTAAAGTGCTCGTTGTCGCGCACGCGCATCCAGCAGTCCTGATCCCGGACGTTGTCGGAGGGATCAAGGAGAGGGCGTGGATGGTGCACGAGGGTGAGGGGTTCAGGTGCATAGTGATGCCAGCCTTCAATGAGATGTGCTCCTCCACAGCTGTGAACCTCGAAAAGCCTCCGGGCTTCGTCTTCGACAGGCTTTGGGAGTTCGAGGTGTTCACGGTCACTGGCTACTACTACGGGAGGGTGAGGTTTTAG
- a CDS encoding DUF763 domain-containing protein encodes MDSIYLPLHHGKAPYWLLNKMKRLARPIVHIIIQEFGEREFLRRMADPIFFQSFSNVLGFDWNSSGSTTVLTGVLKSVLNTEEFDIRVAGGKGENAIKTVEDIERFCDELGIGERRKEELIRVSRLSAKIDNVALQDGYSLYHHAVIFSKRGWVVVQQGMNESLRLARRYHHLGELRVEEPHSGIITQRFESSVMDLTSRHSREARRAMLDVVNDGTYRFDYSRLLSMVPHRESVVPKRVDWKALEKAYNLQPSSFEDLLLVRGLGRAAVRALALIAELIYDAEYSKKDPAKFSFALGGKDGVPFPVNPRVYEQVIEFMEAAIRQAELSDFERKAMLERLAKTSPSRSSSQ; translated from the coding sequence GTGGACTCGATATACCTCCCCCTTCACCACGGCAAGGCTCCCTACTGGCTTCTGAACAAGATGAAGAGGCTTGCAAGGCCCATAGTTCACATTATCATTCAGGAGTTTGGAGAGAGGGAGTTTCTGCGGAGGATGGCAGATCCCATCTTCTTTCAGAGCTTTTCCAACGTCCTCGGATTCGACTGGAACTCCTCTGGATCAACAACAGTCCTGACCGGGGTTCTCAAGAGCGTTCTCAACACGGAGGAGTTCGACATAAGGGTTGCAGGTGGGAAGGGGGAGAACGCGATAAAAACCGTGGAGGACATAGAGCGGTTCTGCGATGAGCTTGGGATTGGTGAGAGGAGGAAAGAGGAGCTGATAAGGGTCAGCAGGCTCTCGGCTAAGATCGACAACGTGGCACTTCAGGACGGATACTCGCTCTACCACCACGCGGTGATCTTCAGCAAAAGGGGCTGGGTGGTGGTCCAGCAGGGAATGAACGAGAGTCTGAGGCTCGCAAGGAGGTACCACCACCTCGGAGAGCTCAGGGTGGAGGAGCCACACTCCGGAATAATCACCCAGAGGTTTGAGAGCAGCGTTATGGACCTGACGTCGAGGCACAGCAGGGAGGCGAGGAGGGCGATGCTTGATGTGGTCAACGACGGCACGTACAGGTTCGACTACTCAAGGCTGCTGTCCATGGTTCCACACCGAGAGAGCGTCGTGCCCAAGAGGGTTGACTGGAAGGCCCTCGAGAAGGCCTACAACCTCCAGCCGTCCAGCTTCGAGGACTTGCTGCTGGTCAGGGGGCTCGGCAGGGCTGCGGTGAGGGCGCTGGCTCTGATTGCCGAGCTGATTTACGATGCGGAGTACAGCAAGAAGGACCCTGCGAAGTTCTCGTTCGCTCTCGGGGGAAAGGACGGCGTGCCGTTCCCCGTGAACCCGAGGGTTTACGAGCAGGTCATAGAGTTCATGGAGGCTGCTATAAGGCAGGCCGAGCTTAGCGACTTCGAAAGGAAGGCAATGCTCGAGAGGCTCGCTAAAACCTCACCCTCCCGTAGTAGTAGCCAGTGA
- a CDS encoding ferritin-like domain-containing protein, giving the protein MVEFGDNQNRIGVAKGTEFEEYNEREFMGECMEVGLYLAMARQAEREGYPEIANVLVRIAMDEAYHASRFAELNGKIKETLKESLQYMLEGEMKANVHKRKVAVEAKEKGLDEVHDIWDEASRDEYRHAMALKGLLDRYFKE; this is encoded by the coding sequence ATGGTGGAGTTTGGTGACAACCAGAACAGGATTGGAGTCGCAAAGGGAACCGAGTTTGAGGAGTACAACGAGAGGGAGTTCATGGGCGAGTGCATGGAGGTCGGCCTTTACCTCGCCATGGCCAGACAGGCCGAGAGGGAGGGGTATCCGGAGATAGCCAACGTCCTCGTCAGAATTGCTATGGACGAGGCCTATCACGCCTCAAGGTTTGCCGAGCTGAACGGGAAGATCAAGGAGACCCTCAAGGAGAGCCTCCAGTACATGCTTGAGGGAGAGATGAAGGCGAACGTCCACAAGAGGAAGGTTGCTGTGGAGGCGAAGGAGAAGGGGCTCGACGAGGTCCACGACATCTGGGACGAGGCTTCGAGAGACGAGTACAGACACGCTATGGCCCTCAAGGGGCTGCTGGACAGGTATTTCAAGGAATAG